The DNA segment ATCACGTGGCTACTGTATGATGTTACTGGTTGATGTCACTGCATTCATGTGACTGGTTCATGTCACTACAATCACGTGGCTACTGTATGATGTTACTGGTTGATGTCACTGCATTCAAGTGACTGGTTCATGTCACTACAATCACGTGGCTACTGTATGATGTTACTGGTTGATGTCACTGCATTCATGTGACTGGTTCATGTCACTACAATCACGTGGCTACTGTATGATGTTACTGGTTGATGTCACTGCATTCAAGTGACTACTGCATGATGCTACTCTTTCATGTTGCTACATTTATGTAGCTAGTGTATgatggtttgggtttttttttactaTTTATTTTTATTCGCTTCACTTGGTTACAGTATGCAGATCAATACTCTGGGCTCAGTAATCTATTGTAATTGTAAACCCCACTTTAAAAGTCATGTGGAGTAAATGAAGCAGGCACCAATTAATATTATGATCAAGACGATCAAGGATACTTCCTATTGAGACAGGCACAGAAGTCTGTTTACACTGTAGTATTACGAGTCGAGAAACTGCATCACTTGTTTATGTCCTTATTTAacaaacatttgatgtttttattttcatgaatattgaATAGTCTCATGAGCCCAACAATAATCAGTGACACAAGTAAGATTGATTGACAGGTTATTCAATCCATAGATCCAGCAGTACAAAATGTTGAACATCATAGTCTCAAGGAAATATCATGGGCAGTTTTTGGAATTTACTGGTTTTGGATTCACAAACTTGTGTTAATTTAGACTGTTGAATGGGTGAACATTGAGTTGGTTTTAACTTAAGTGTCATGATTATGAGATGTTTtgacatatacaatacaaagacACTCGTGGTGAGAAAGTACTCACTTCTTAAATGGTGAAGAGCAGCAGTCCAGTAAAcactctgttgtcatggttatatGAACCTGACACTGTGCTGCAATTTGTCAGTTAATGTTGTATTACTTGTTCATGGATAGAATTGATGTaaataatgatattaataaAAACCATTTGGTTTCAGCATGGGAGATCTTGAGTCTCCTCAGGTTGACCTGTGACGTGTTTGGGCATGGGAGATCTTGAGTCTCCTCAGGTTGACCTGTGACGTTTTTTGGCATGGGAGATCTTGAGTCTCCTCAGGTTGACCTGTGACATGTTTtagcatgtatatatttattgctTCAGGTTGACCCAAGAATCCTGCTGCCATGGGTAAATACAGCAACGTGCCGATGACACGGAGAAGTCAGTCTGGGGGAGGAATCAACCTGGCTCGCAGACCAAAGAGAAATGTGTCTATAAAAACCTATGTGAGTTGACTGTCATGTTGTGGCTGTGAGAGATGCACAGTGATGTTTGATCGTGGTGCAGTCATGTCTGTGTAATGCACAGTGTTTGATCTGTAGTTCCATGTGATGCACAGTGGTGTTTGATCAGTGTGATGCACAATGGTGTTTGATCTGTAGTCTTCTGTGATGCACAGTGGTGTTTGATCTGTGGCTCACTGTGAGTGTAATGCACAGTGCTATTTGACCTGTGTCTCTGTGTGATTCACAATGTTTAATCTGTGGCTGTCAGAGATGCAGAGTGATGTTTGATCTGTGCCTGTCAGAGATGCACAGTGATATTTgatctgtgtttctgtgttatgCACAGTGATATTTGATCAGTGTGATGCACAATGGTGTTTGATCTGTAGTCTTGTGTGATGCACAGTGATGTTTGATCTATGTCTCTGTGTGATGCACAGTGCTGTTTGATTTGTGTCTCTGTGTGATTCACAATGATGTTTGATCTGTGGCTGTGAGAGATGCAGAGTGATGTTTgatctgtgtttctgtgttatgCACAGTGATATTTGATCAGTGTGATGCACAATGGTGTTTGATCTGTAGTCTTGTGTGATGCACAGTGATGTTTGATCTATGTCTCTGTGTGATGCACAGTGATGTTTGATTTGTGTCTCTGTGTGATTCACAATGATGTTTGATCTGTGGCTGTGAGAGATGCAGAGTGATGTTTGATCTGTGCCTGTCAGAGATGCACAGTGATATTTgatctgtgtttctgtgttatgCACAGTGATATTTGATCAGTGTGATGCACAATGGTGTTTGATCTGTAGTCTTGTGTGATGCACAGTGATGTTTGATCTATGTCTCTGTGTGATGCACAGTGCTGTTTGATTTGTGTCTCTGTGTGATTCACAATGATGTTTGATCTGTGGCTGTGAGAGATGCAGAGTGATGTTTGATCTGTGCCTGTCAGAGATGCACAGTGATATTTgatctgtgtttctgtgttatgCACAGTGATATTTGATCAGTGTGACGCACAATGGTGTTTGATCTGTAGTCTTGTGTGATGCACAGTGATGTTTGATCTATGTCTCTGTGTGATGCACAGTGCTGTTTGATTTGTGTCTCTGTGTGATTCACAATGATGTTTGATCTGTGGCTGTGAGAGATGCAGAGTGATGTTTGATCTGTGCCTGTCAGAGATGAACAGTGATGTTTGATCTGTGTTTCTCTGTTATATACAGTGATGTTTGATCTGTAATTCTGTGATGCACATTGATGTTTGATCTGTGATTCTGTGTAGTGTTTGATCTGTATTTCTGTGTTACACCACAGTGATGTTTTGTCTGTGGTTCTGTGAGATGCACagtgatgtttgatatgtgGTTCTGTGgattggatatgtttgttttgaggTTTTTAGGCCTTTGCTTCTGTGGATCAGGTACCAGTGTTCTGATCTGTAATTCTGTGGTCTGAACACATGTTCACTGTCACCATAGATCTGAGACTCTATTTCTGTGTTGTAGGATGACACTGTGGGATTATCACGCACAGAGGAACGGGAGTTGAAGAAAGCCCTGTATGCTTCACTCCAGGAATGTAAACGATTAGCGCGCTACCAGCTTGATACTGACGAACAACCTGTACCACAGGTAGTTCCTCGCCAGACTCGACCCATCAGAAGCCGATCTTGGCCTTACACGCCGTCTGTGTGCAGCACAGCCACACCTAGCACTTGTGTCAGTGTGGATGAGAGCAGCCAGGACTCAGTGAAGTCTTCTGTCAGCTCAGTGGCCGAACAGAAGACAAGACAGGAGAGGTCAGTGTACAGGAcatgcagagttgcatcccttgggcATGACAGAATCCTGTGATTTTTAGTCAGAATCCCTGTCTGCCATGGTTGTGTTTCTAGATTTATAACTACCATGCTTATGGATGTGACCAGACTGGTAACTGCTTCATGTCAGGCATTCCCCCGATTGTCATGTGACAAACTATGAGATAGCGATGTTAAACCCAATTTATTCACTCACATTTATTTTGTATAGTTACAAGGGATGTTGTTGAGGTTTTTCTGTTTAGCAACAGTAGTTCAATCAGGTGACCTCAGtctttatgttttaaaaaaacaagcTATTGCAGGGTCTCCTGATCTATCTCATCTTTCAACCTCtcatttgtaaatatgtgaTGAAGTGTCTGCCTAGGCTTAGATAGAGCACTagacattttgttgtttcaggAAGATCCATGCACAGCGCAAGTTTGCACAAGGCTCCCTTCCTCCGACCCCAAGTACTACTCCAGTGAAGGTCAAGGCCTCTCCTATCAAACTTCTGCCGCGACGAGCCAAGACTGAGGACTTTTTGACATTCCTGTGTTTACGAGGTGTATTGTTGGGTTTATTCTTAGCTCACCTAACGTTACAATCTTATTGGTGTAACCtgataacaaaaatattttttctgctgTTCATCCAATCTGTCATTGTTTTGAATAGCACTGTGATTTAGTGCACAGAACTCTCTACAGGGGATGACTCACAGGATGGGCTTAGAATAGGATAATCAGCTCTCTAATGCTCAGTAAGGAGGTGACTTGAAGGATCATAATAGAATTCGATTCTCTGCAGTGAACAGTTGGTTAGAAAAGATGCCTCAGTGGACTGGCTGACAAATGGATCTTTTGATGTGTAAAGCTTGTTATACAAGGTGACAGACTGGACCAGTCTACAATAGGATCTGGAGCATTGTATACCTTTGTATTCAAGGTGACCAACTgaaacatgtgtacagtgactcAGACCTCAGTTTGgccggattatttacagacagttgcaatattgctgactgtcCAAGTTGGCTTACAGGCATCTAATTACGTGTACCTACTTCTTCCAGGGTCCTCGGTACTTCCTCCTCACCTTGACTTCTTCAACTTCTCCAGAGGAGAGCCCTCACATGGGGAAATCAGCGCTCCAGAGACACCCCCTCGTCCAGAACCTGGAGCCAAGTGTGAGAGAACAAGGGAGAGCACTCCTGAGTCTTCCAGCGTTAGCACCAATGATGAGCTGTATGAGATTGGAACACCATCACCTTGTAGTGTTATTGTAAGTATCCAGACAGTTGATATATGTCTTAGATATTACATGTCACCCAGACTGGGGTTTGGCATTAGTGAGGTACTGTGACAGTTTGACGTCGGCCCCAGTGAGTTGTCCATATCGAAGTGTGTCATGGTGTTCTTTTGGGTGGGACTGGCATAAGTTCATGCCAACGCCAGTCTAAgcaaacttagcctcagtacttttcgttacactccaatactgagtctaacaaaacctaatgggaggtcgcgtcaggtaacctttgagattgaccaatcagaacacagtttaccaagtcacaaaagtggacattcgctcataccttttgaactttttatctcgaaaaggttagTACCTGAACGATTCCTGTTGCTATTTAGCACACGCCCGCTTCCGGGTGATGAGGTTACCTTACACAACCTTCTActggggtttgttagactcagtggtggagtgtaacaaataacactgaagttaagtttacttagactattCCAACACCAACAGCAAACTCCCTGGAAGTTCAGGTAGTGAACATCTAGCAGCAGGTACTGAACATCTAGCTGGAGATAATAAACATCTAGCAGCAGACAGTGAACATCTAACAGCAGGTAGTGAACAGATATTGAACATCTAGCAGCAGGTAGAGAACAGATAGTGAACATCTAGCAGCAGGTAGAGAACAGATAGTGAACATGCAGCAGCAGGCAGTGACCATCTGGGAGGAGTTATTGTTCCTTTAGCAACATCAGGGAAGTTTGTGTTAAAAGAATACACACATCTAAGTCCATTTATATCTCCACCCTGAAGTGTTCAGTTATCTGCCAAAGGTGAGCTTCTGTAGCTATGTCTTGTGACAGTAAGGAAAAGCCCGAGTTGGTAATTGAATTGTGTAAGATTATGTTACCTGTTAGATTGCTTGTAATTTCATATTCAGTGTTAATCATGATGTATACAACATGTGTGACCCAGACTTGGTTAACTAAACATAGTTGTTGGTAGTGCTGACTGTGGTGCAGTAGATTTTCCTGTCATCCATTTTGTGTTTGAGCTGAGAGTACAGTTGTTGTTCTTGTCACCAGGCCAATGGACGGAATGGTCTGAGTGCCAGGAAAGCAGCCCGAGCCAGTGCCAGCACACCAGAGACGGCCAGGGGCATCGTCAGTCTCAGTCAAGGTCTCACCAAGAAAGCTACACGCGTAAGCACCCCACATCGTGGTCGCAAATCGGGTTCAGTGGACAAGACACCTTCCCCACGGAAAGGGTCTCCACTTGTCAGGGGGTCGCCATCTAAACGAGGCTTTGCTGTGAAAAGCTTGTCGCCTCAGTTCTCAAAGACGCCTCCCAAAAAGAAGCTTAGCCTCAAGCAGAAAGCTCTGCTTTCCTTCATGCCTCGTAAAGCAAGCACTAAACATGGCAGTCAGAGAGAGGCCAGCTCAAAGCAGGCTGTGCTTGAGGGTAGTCAGGTAAATAATGCTGAAACTCGCACACTACTTTGTATAGGTCTGCTCGTATTTGCTTGGTCTTTGCATGCGCTGATAATCACCAATGCTCTGTCTTTCCATCCTGCTTCATCTTCTAATGCTTGTTGAGTAGCGTAGTTAGCAATTCTGAGGGTGCTTGTAAATCAGCTGCAGGCCGTTGTGTTAAGGGAACAGGACAGTAGCTCTGTTATATTGGCTTGGTTATGAGTGGAGGTTATCGATGTGAGGCTGTCTTGGGGAGGTTGTCTGTGCGAGGTTATCCAAGGGGAGGTTGTCCACAGTGAGAGAACTATCTTAATTTTGGCAATAAGGTGGATGAGAGGGATATGTTTGACGTTTCAGTCGACCAAGCAGGACCCAGGAGTCCAAAAGACAGGACCATCAGGTCTTTTGAAAGAATGCCTGTTGACAATCTGGGTTGATGCTTTTCTGTTTGAACAGACACAAGTAACAAATGTGCAGAGATCACAGCATCTTCATGACATGGTAGAGAAATTATGGTGGAGAAGAGGCTTCATCTCTGGGCAGGCATCTGATCATCATGCATCAGATGTCGCATCAGATCACAATATGCCACTTTTACCTGTGAGTCGGTCCGAGTGTCCACCAGCTGACCAGAACATGCCACTTATGTCTCCTCATTTATTCTCTCCACCATCTCCTGTCTGGCAGAGAGTTCCTGCAAGGCTGAAACAGCCAGGGTGTTGTGTTGTCACTGACCGTCCAGAGTGTTGTGAGTCCCATACAGTGGAACAGGTGGAGCCTGGACAAGGGGAAATACTTGCAGGTAGTTTACTCTGTCCTTGTGGACACACAGATGGAGGCACATCAATGTCCAAGGTCATCTCACAGTCAGATGTCAGGAATTTTGATGAAGATAGTGAGGTTGGATCTGATTCGGGTGGATTGAATGATATATCTCAGACTGGTGGTGGAGGGGCAGATGGTGGTCACCATGCTGGGAGGACAACAGATCAGGTTGTTCCAGATGTCACTCAGTCAGGCTGTTTTGTTACAATAGTTCATGAGCAGACAGGATCTGAAAGTGTTGACGATGACAATATTCTGATCTTGTCCAAGTGCATCTCATCTGAAACAAGAGATGATTTACGATGTGAGTCACAGGTAAATGTTCTACCTTGTGATGTAAAACCCTGTATTGAAAACCAGCCAGGTGTGCAAGGCCAGCGTAATTGTCTCCCTGAATGTATGGAAGGCCAGTGTAGTGTTCAACCTCAATGTGTGGAAGACCAGTGTGTTCAACCTCATTGTATGGAGGGCCAGTGCAGACTTGCTGCCTTTCATTCTTACAAACATGCTGTCCAGGCAGCCAGATACAACACATTTGAAGAATACCTGATGAACTTACCCCAAGAATGTgtgattagcagtggccatgtcTTGTCCAGGTCAGACACCTTGAAAGCAGGTGCTCTGTGTAAAGGATGGACAAGTGATGATGAAGGCATGACAATAGAACAGAGGGGAAGCAATGTGACAGATTCCTCATATTCCCAGGGTCAGTGGCAGCCAGTCTTTGGAGTCACTGCTGTTGAAGAGATCCCAACTACAGAGACTGGTGAATGGCAGCCACAGAGAGGAGATACCTACTTGAGACGTGAAGACCTTCAAGCCGAACAAGTTTCTCCAGACCTGAGGGAAGTGAGTGATGTCACTGGTGTTGACCAGGGAATGAGGAGCACATTGGAAGAAGTTTATGAGAAGGATGAGTTGCTGCTGAGTTGTGTGGATGCCTTCAGTGGAGACTTTTCACCCTCCAAGGATTACTACAACAAGGACTTATTGCCACCATGTGTGAAGTCTTGTCATCTGGAGGATCTGCTGTGGCCTGATGTTGCCGAGAGAAATGATGCAAGGTTGTCCTGCCAAGTTGAACTTCCATATGGGTTATTGGACTCAATGGAGGTTAAACTACCATACGTGGAACATGGCAACCAGCTTTTGGAGTGTGTATCTCCAGGGGCAGAGTCGCTGCAGGATGTTGATCCTGAGTTCAGTGGAGCATGGGGGTATAATCCAAGATCTCTGCAAGTCCTTCACAATATTCATGAAGAACAAAGACTGCATTTCTATTCAGCGAATTCTGGAAAGTTGGATCCTTTTGAAAATACTTTCTCTTTTAGAAGTATACAGGGGATGCTGAATGATTTTAGTACAGAACATCACGAATCACTCTTCAGACAGTGTCCCAACATGCACAGTAGCCATACTGAAAGTTGGTCTTCACATATTAGACAGTCCCCAGGGGAACATTTGTCATTGCTTGAGTGGAACAGTTTCTATAAACAGGCATGCCACACACTAGGGCCAAAGCTAAGTCAAGGTGCAACGGAAATGTTGCAGTGTGCTCATGAAACTGCAAACGGAAGGATCCCTAGTGGTCAGGATACTGCCAACAGAAGGATACCTGATGGTCTCAATACTGCAAGCGGAAGGATCTTTGAAGGTCACAATACTGCAAGTGGAAGTATCTTTGATGGTCACAATACTGCAAGTAGAAAGATCTTTGATGGTCAAGATACTGCAAGTGGAAGGATCTTTGATGGTCATGATACTGCAAGTGGAAGGATCTTTGATGGTCATGATACTGCAAGTGGAAAGATCTTTGATAGTCAAGATACTGCAAGTGGAAGGATCGTTGATGGTCAAGATACTGCAAGTGGAAGGATCTTTGATAGCCACAATACTGCAAGTGGAAGGATCTTTGATGGTCACAATACTGCAAGTGGAAGGATCTTGAGTGGTCCCGATAAGGCAAGTGGAAGGATCTGTAAACATCAGCAGGACACAGGTGTCTACTTCAGTGGCCATATGTCCATGTCTCCTCGACTGAAGGAACACAGCGACTGTGGAAGCCAGGACAGTTTTCCAATAGATTCTCCTGTACTGACCGAAGGTCAAAAAGAAATGGGGTACCGAGTGAAAAGGATTCTTGTGAAGCCAAGATGGCATTCTTCAGAAAGTGAGATTCCACCACTTGAGATACGAGTGATTGAGAGTTTGTCATTTGAAACTGTTGAACGAAAAGAAGGTCAGTGCTCTAGTAAACAGTGCGCTACAGTTAGTCAAGTCATCGGCTGTACTTTGTCCTCAACTGTCCCAGCCATGACAACAGGTAGCCACATTGAGATGTCTTCTGAGTCAAGCATGGGAGATGGAAGAGCTGCTTCCATTGCTGAtggtgctgctgctgttgctgataTTGGAGATGTTGAAGGGGGTGGTCTGGATTCAGCCCTTGCATCTCTAGCTGCTCAATGTGAAGTCATGAGAGCAAGGAAGAAACGAGCATCTGCTCCTTGTGAAGCAAAACCTGATGTGACGATTCCAGCTGAGTATGGCATAAAGAGGCCATCACTTAGCGACATTCCTTGCTCCAGACCCATCCCATTTGAGACAACAAGGAGTAGAACAAACATGGGAAACAACTGTGGTACTTCCAGCTGCTGGAAGCAGAGGGACACATTATTGAAGAATGAACGTGAAAAGTCTCCAGTGAAGACCACTGAGACAACAGTCTGCAAGTCAGATGAAAAATGCCACTTAAAAGAACAAAGGCATGAACATTTTGGG comes from the Haliotis asinina isolate JCU_RB_2024 chromosome 12, JCU_Hal_asi_v2, whole genome shotgun sequence genome and includes:
- the LOC137258626 gene encoding uncharacterized protein, with translation MPLLPVSRSECPPADQNMPLMSPHLFSPPSPVWQRVPARLKQPGCCVVTDRPECCESHTVEQVEPGQGEILAGSLLCPCGHTDGGTSMSKVISQSDVRNFDEDSEVGSDSGGLNDISQTGGGGADGGHHAGRTTDQVVPDVTQSGCFVTIVHEQTGSESVDDDNILILSKCISSETRDDLRCESQVNVLPCDVKPCIENQPGVQGHVQPQCVEDQCVQPHCMEGQCRLAAFHSYKHAVQAARYNTFEEYLMNLPQECVISSGHVLSRSDTLKAGALCKGWTSDDEGMTIEQRGSNVTDSSYSQGQWQPVFGVTAVEEIPTTETGEWQPQRGDTYLRREDLQAEQVSPDLREVSDVTGVDQGMRSTLEEVYEKDELLLSCVDAFSGDFSPSKDYYNKDLLPPCVKSCHLEDLLWPDVAERNDARLSCQVELPYGLLDSMEVKLPYVEHGNQLLECVSPGAESLQDVDPEFSGAWGYNPRSLQVLHNIHEEQRLHFYSANSGKLDPFENTFSFRSIQGMLNDFSTEHHESLFRQCPNMHSSHTESWSSHIRQSPGEHLSLLEWNSFYKQACHTLGPKLSQGATEMLQCAHETANGRIPSGQDTANRRIPDGLNTASGRIFEGHNTASGSIFDGHNTASRKIFDGQDTASGRIFDGHDTASGRIFDGHDTASGKIFDSQDTASGRIVDGQDTASGRIFDSHNTASGRIFDGHNTASGRILSGPDKASGRICKHQQDTGVYFSGHMSMSPRLKEHSDCGSQDSFPIDSPVLTEGQKEMGYRVKRILVKPRWHSSESEIPPLEIRVIESLSFETVERKEGQCSSKQCATVSQVIGCTLSSTVPAMTTGSHIEMSSESSMGDGRAASIADGAAAVADIGDVEGGGLDSALASLAAQCEVMRARKKRASAPCEAKPDVTIPAEYGIKRPSLSDIPCSRPIPFETTRSRTNMGNNCGTSSCWKQRDTLLKNEREKSPVKTTETTVCKSDEKCHLKEQRHEHFGKQLATVIEVQSNTAATGIGLPSCRAPTHKRENRDIHHKHTPGGLKGTGQGSKQKKGKILSRFSSRGVQLHSSLSRSHSKTMVKNVSDFHRHQQENGPHATDYHTLKLPREFKSRNNGTVTVCPVRASAEVVPLPSPPFSVQRCVEEAARMGIKNNKGYVLMCFLYTAESYSLHCFAEAGYDELIS